The following DNA comes from Halalkaliarchaeum sp. AArc-CO.
TCTGGAGTGGAGCCGATTCCCCTTCGCGTAGGTGGCCTCGCCGTCGACCACCGGATCGATGATCCGGTCCAGCTCGTCGGGATCCATCTGTCCGTCGCCGTCCATCACTGCCGTCACGTCCATCTCGTCCGCCAGCGCGAGCGAATACCCCGTCTTGACAGCTGCTCCGGCTCCACGATTTCGCTCGTGTCTGACCGGAACAACGCGCTGTGCGGGTTCGCCGTCTCCCCCGTCGGCGACTGGTCGTTCGCTCGCTCGTTCGCTCTCCCGTCGGGCGTACTTCTCACTCCCTTCTGTACCTTCTTCGGTGGCAATGCCCTCGAGGCCATTTATCCGACGGGCGTGTTCCCGGATCTCCTCCCAGGTTCCGTCAGTGGAGGCGTCGTCGACCACGTATATGCGATCGACGAACGAGGGCATCGTCTCTATCACCGATCCGACCAGTCCTTCCTCGTTGTAGGCTGGAACGACGACTCCGATTGAGTGTCCCGCGTACATGATCACCACGAACCCATCGATACTGGTTCGCCGTGGACTCCCGATTCCAGTTTGCTGCTCCTCTCACGTTTCGTGTCCACTATCGCAATCGCAGGCCGAACTCCCGTCGCGAATTCACGGTAAGTGGCGACGGCTGGCCCCAACTGTTTTCGGTCGTCTCCGGTGTGTGTTCCCTTCATTGGATCCCTCCCTTCGATCTCTTCAGGTCGATCCTGCAACGAGACCGGGAAGTCAGGTAATCCAATCGGTCACGCAGCCTTTGTTATAGACGCATTCACGGAGGATTGGTGACGTCGCTCGTCGAGCCAGAACGAATAAATCCGTATGTAGAAGCGCTGCCAACTCCGAATTTTGGATGTGCGTCAATCTGATAGCTTTCGACACGGGTACTCGTCTCACTCTCCCGGCCAGATTGTGTAAAGTTCGCTATAACTGTCGGGACGAACGACTGGGTGTACTGGTCACTCGGCATCTTCTGTGCACCCGTGTTGAACGACGTCATTAAGTCGGCTGTAACTCGGCTGTCGGTGGCAGCATGCACGTCCATCCAACGGTGAAGCGACACGATATCCGCAGTTCCCGCTCGAGTTTTACTATTTGCAGTTTCTGGTCGGGTTGTTACGATACCCGAACCGCTGCTCGGGACGCAGTTTTCGTGGACGTCGCCGCCATGCTCCAGTTGAGGAAACAGAGCGGAACTCCGGTGTGAAACTGTTCGGGTTGACAGTCACAAATCAACGTACTGATTTTCCCACGTGCGCCGTCGTTCGAGTTCGGCGATTCCCCGATCGGTTATCTCGTAGTAATTCGTTCGCCGGTCTTGCGTCCCCTTTTTGATGAGATCGTTCTTGACGAGGGTATCGAGGTTCGGATACAGTCGACCGTGTGTAATGTCTCCCAGTTCTCCTTCCAACTCCTTTTTTATCTGTTGCCCCGAGGGACGGTCTTGCCCCGCGATCACGTACAGCAGGTCCCGCTGAAATCCAGTGAGTTCGAAGAGAACGCGTGGCATGTCAGAGTGAATTCTAACGCGTAGACATTGTAATGTTATTTATAATGTTGGAAGCGTCGACGTGCCGTGAACAGTCTCTCCGGTGGAAAATTTCCCTTCAACGACCGGGTCGGGATCCACAACTCGTCGCGAAGAGCCGTATGGATCTGCAGTTGTTTTAAATATGCTTAATACGGCGTAAGATGGACTGTAACCGACCAAAACGGGAGTTTTTATTCCGGCCCATTCGACAAAATATTCGCGCCAGGTCGCGGTTTGCAGTCGCCTTCCACTCGGAATCAGCAGTCGATCGACCGAATAACCGCGCAGATACCCGGACTCCTGAGATATGATTTATTAATGAGTGAATAACGAATTAGTCATGATCAATATGTTTATTGGATGGGACCCCCGCATTTCGATTGCTGGTGTACCGGTCTTCGGAGGTTCGAGTCATGACGGAGCCGGGAGACGGTGACGTACTGGAAAAGGACGTGGTATTCGAGGTTCTGGCAAGTTCTCGAAGACGATTGCTCTTGTATCACCTCCATCGACGCGGTGGGAAAGCGAACCTCGTTGATCTCGCGGCGGACGTCGCGGCTGCCGAAACCGACGGTCCCGTCGAGGAGGAGGTCGAAAAACGGCACTACATTTCGTTGTACCAGACGCACGTCCCGAAACTCGAAGAGACCGGTTTCGTCGTGTACGACGAAGACGAGCGGGAGGTCGAATTGACGGATAAAGTCATCGAAATCTCAGCACTGGTGGGCAAAACATCGAATCGGGGTCACCGGTGGCCGTTCTACTACGCGGTAATCGCCACGGTTGGTCTGGTTTCAATGATCCTCCCGCTTACAGGTGTCCCGATCGTCGAGCCGCCGGCCGTCGCCGGCGTCCTTTTCGGTCTCCTCGTCGTTTTGTCAGCAGTACACGTCGCCGCAACCAGAGACACCGACACGGAGTACTCTTTTCTGGAGACTTTGGTCGACGAGTAACCGGCCAGGAGCATATCGTAGTCGAGGAGTAGTCGGCCAGGAGAATATCGTGGGAGACGAGAAGCCGGTCAGGAGTACAGTTGGAGCAACGGAAGCCCCACGAGTCCGGCAGCGGCGAGTAGTGCCCATCCAACTGGGGGGACGACCGAAAGGGCGCCCACTCCCAGTGCGCCGGCAGTGACCAGCGCACTGACGCAGACTGCGGCCAGCACTGTTAGCTGTTCCCGGTGTATTTCCTCGGCGTCCCCGGTTTCTTCGGCCTCGTCGTCGCTCGTTTCCATGTACGGTAGCAATTGGGTCACCGAGTCCTGGAGTTCGATTGTCCCGCGGTGTTTGTCGTATTCGACGACGCCGCTTTCGTCCATCTTCGGAAGGTGACACTGGTAGAGGCCGATGTACACGCGCTTTCTCTGGGCCGAGGAGAGTTCCTGGACCGAGATGTCGTTTTCGCGGGCGGCGATGTGTTCGGCGACTTCTGACAGGTTCGCGCTTCCGTCTTCATCGCGCAGGTAGTTGATTACGGTGCGACGTCGACTGTTTTTCAACAGATCGAACAGTTCGTCCTTCGTCAGGTCGGCTCCGTTCTGACGGGACTGTGATGTGATCTCCGTGGCATCGGGTGTACTTCCCTCGACGGCACCCTCTCCCTCCGGAGGGCCGCTCCCACGCGCTGTCTTTCCCCGTTCGGGTTCGCTTTCAGACTTCCCCGGGGGAGCCTCGCTTTCGGCTTTCGGTACGTCGGATTCCCGTGCGTTGGACGGCTGTTCATCGGACTTCGGTGGCACACTGTCTGCCGACCCCAGTTTACTCGCGAACATGGAACATACCATTCAATCGTACTTCCAAAAGTAATAGTAATATAACCGGAACCGTTTCTCTCACTGAATTTGTTAATGCTTCGCAAACCTACGAGTAGTATAAGCTTACTTTTCATTCAACCTCAATCGTGTCCCGGGGTTTTTGAGTAAGGGTCAAATATATATCAGAATAATCGTCTCGAAACCCCCTCTCCGTCCGCATGAATTGGCTTTGCTCTACTGGGCCTCGTCCCGTTGCACGCGCGGGTCTCTCACCGGCACCGAAATCAGACCGACTGTGCGGCCGGCCGCCCTTCCTCGTAGAGCGATTCCAGCGAGTTGCCTTCGATGTCGAGCGGGTGGTCGACTTTCCCCCGCGCCTGGCGGACTCCAAACAGGCAAACACGAGCTCAGTCCCACGGAGTGCGTTCCCCGGCGATTATCGGTTCGGTGCCATCACCCAGCGACCCGATTGCGTGTTCGATCGCCCGGACGTAGTTCGGTTTGCTGGATCGAGTGCTCGCTACGCCCACGACGGTGTCGGTCAACTTCTGCAGCCCCGCCCTGGTCTTGGTCGAAATCGGACCGTACACCCGTTCGCCGTCGGTCTCGACCGTTCGCCATCCCCCCTCGGTTCGCACGCGCAACGGTGGACGGTCGTCGGGGCGGATTTCGATCTCTCCGTCAGTGTAAACGAGTCTGCGGAACGCGTCGACTGCCGTTCGCCGGTTCCCCTCCACGCTTGATGCCAGTCGCTCACACTGCTTACGTACTCCAAGTACTGCACGCCGTTTTCGTACTCCAAGTACTGCACGCCGTTTTCGTACTCTCAGTCGGCGATTGCCCGCGTGGAGTTGGGC
Coding sequences within:
- a CDS encoding PadR family transcriptional regulator, with the protein product MPRVLFELTGFQRDLLYVIAGQDRPSGQQIKKELEGELGDITHGRLYPNLDTLVKNDLIKKGTQDRRTNYYEITDRGIAELERRRTWENQYVDL